The Burkholderiales bacterium JOSHI_001 genomic sequence TTTTTCCACCTCGCGGTGCTCGTGCACCAGTCGGTCCACCAGGGCCTGCACGCGGTCACGCTCTTCACCCCGCACACTGCTGGACAGCACGGCCGGGAACAACTCGCGCTCTTCCTGCGCGTGGTGTTCCTTGATCACGTCGTCGAAGAAGGCCAGCGCGTCGGCCGCCACCTGGCGCGCCCGCGCGGCCGGTGCCAGCAGGTCCACCAGGCCGCCCAGCGATTTCAGCTGCGTGGTGATGCCCACGTGGGCGTGGGAGAAGTCCTCCAGCGGCGCGCTGGACGGGCTGGGGCCATCGGCGGCGGTGTTCATGCGTGCTCCATCGTGCCCAGCCGGCAGCGGCAGGGCTTGAGCCGCAATGTGAACCAGCAAGCGGCAAGACGGGTTGACGATGGTCAAGTCGAAATCGATGCCAGACTGCGGGGCCGAGCCGCCCTCCTCCCGAAAGGATCCCGATGAATGCCTACCGCACCCTGGCCCTTGCCTGCGGCCTGGTCGCTGCCCTGGCGGGCTGCGCCGCCCCCGGGGCTGGCCCGGCCCCGGGCGCCAGCCCCGAGGGCCTGTTGGCCACCCGAAGCCCGCACAGCCCCAAGGACACCATGGACCGGCTGGAAGCCCAGGTGAAGCAGCGCAACCTGAACGTGTTTGCGCGCATCGACCACGCGGCCGGCGCACAGCGCATCGGCAAGACCCTGCGGCCGACCGAGCTGCTGATCTTCGGCAACCCCCAGGGCGGCACGCCCCTGATGGAATGCGCCCAGAGCGCCGGCATCGACCTGCCGCTGAAAGGCCTGGTGTGGCAGGACGCCGCCGGCCAGGTGTGGCTGGGCGTGAACGACCCGGCCTGGCTGGCGCGCCGCCATGGCGCCCCGGACTGCCCCGCCGCCACCCCGTTGCGCCAGGCTCTGGACGCCCTGGTGAAGGTCATCGTCGCCCCGTGACGCGGCGCGCCGGGGCCCGCGACGCGGCGGGCACAATGCCCGCTGCTCTCGCATGGCCACCCCACCCCTGACCCCCACCTTGCACGTCGCCCGCCAAGGCGACGCCCTGCACGTGGCCCTGGGCGGGCACTGGAGCCTGCACGGCGCGGCGGCCGACCTGGGCCCGGCCCAGGCGGCCTTGGCCGACCTGCCGGCACCCGGCGGCCGGCTGGTGCTGGCCACCGAAGGCCTGGCGCAGTGGGATTCCTACGCCGTCACCGCGCTGTGGTTGTTGCGCAGCCAGGCCCAGGCCCGCGCGCTGGCGGTGGAAACCAGCGCGCTGCCGGTGGACCTGCAGCGGGTGCTGGCGCTGGCACAAACCCGCCCGGCGCCCGCGCCGGCCGACGCCCCGCGCCTGCCCTGGCTGCAGCGCCTGGGCCACGTGGCGCTGGCCCCGTGGACCGGTGCACAAACCACGTTGGGCTTTGTCGGCGAGGTGGTGCTGGCGCTGGGGCGCGCGGCGCGCGGGCGCAGCCGCATGCGCGCCGCCGACCTGTGGTTCCAGGTGGACCAGTGCGGGCCGCGCAGCCTGCCCATCGTGGGCCTGATCAGCTTCCTGGTGGGGCTGATCCTGGCCTACATGGGCGCGGCGCAGTTGCAGCGCTTCGGCGCCCAGATCTACATCGCCGACCTGGTGACCATCGGCATGGTGCGCGAGATCGCTGCGCTGATGACCGCCATCATCCTGGCCGGCCGGGTGGGCGCGGCCTTTGCGGCGCAGTTGGGCAGCATGCAGGCCAACGAAGAGATCGACGCGCTGCATGCATTGGGCCTGCCGCCGGTGGAACACCTCGTGCTGCCGCGCCTGCTGGCGCTGACGCTCGTCGCGCCGCTGCTGACGGCCTACGCCGGCGCCGTGGGCGTGGTGGCCGGGCTGCTGGTGGCGGTGGGCGTGTTCCACGTCACCCCGGTGGAATACGTGCGGCAAAGCCTGGAAGCCTTGACGCTGACCCACGCCGCGGTGGGCCTGTTCAAGGGCACGGTGTACGCGGCCCTGGTGGCCATTTCAGGCTGCCTGCAGGGCCTGAACGCCGGCCGCAGCGCCCAGGCCGTGGGCGAGGCCACCACCCGGGCGGTGGTGCAGGCCATCGTGTGGATCGTGGTGTCGGCCTCGGCCATCACCGTGGCGCTGCAGAGGCTGGACTGGTGATGAGCGATTCGGTCATCGAGGTGCAGGGCCTGACCATGGCCTATGGGCCGAAGCTGATCCAGAAGGACATCAGCTTCAGCGTGCAGCGCGGCGAGGTGCTGGTGCTGTGCGGCGGCTCGGGCTGCGGCAAGAGCACCCTGCTGCGCCACCTGATCGGCCTGCAGGCACCCGCGGCCGGGCGCGTGAGCTACGGCGGCGCGGGGCTGGACGATGGCGACGAAGCCGCGCAATCCGCCATGCGCCAGCGCTTCGGCGTGATGTTCCAG encodes the following:
- a CDS encoding hemerythrin HHE cation binding domain-containing protein (PFAM: Hemerythrin HHE cation binding domain) translates to MNTAADGPSPSSAPLEDFSHAHVGITTQLKSLGGLVDLLAPAARARQVAADALAFFDDVIKEHHAQEERELFPAVLSSSVRGEERDRVQALVDRLVHEHREVEKQWAGLVPGLKNVAKGRDATLDPTALQRMVHSYMAHAAFEEREFLPLSQTILGRNSNHMAALAIALHMRQSVPEVLGRLGHRI
- a CDS encoding hypothetical protein (PFAM: Domain of unknown function DUF302), which produces MNAYRTLALACGLVAALAGCAAPGAGPAPGASPEGLLATRSPHSPKDTMDRLEAQVKQRNLNVFARIDHAAGAQRIGKTLRPTELLIFGNPQGGTPLMECAQSAGIDLPLKGLVWQDAAGQVWLGVNDPAWLARRHGAPDCPAATPLRQALDALVKVIVAP
- a CDS encoding ABC-type transport system involved in resistance to organic solvents, permease component (PFAM: Domain of unknown function DUF140~TIGRFAM: conserved hypothetical integral membrane protein), which encodes MATPPLTPTLHVARQGDALHVALGGHWSLHGAAADLGPAQAALADLPAPGGRLVLATEGLAQWDSYAVTALWLLRSQAQARALAVETSALPVDLQRVLALAQTRPAPAPADAPRLPWLQRLGHVALAPWTGAQTTLGFVGEVVLALGRAARGRSRMRAADLWFQVDQCGPRSLPIVGLISFLVGLILAYMGAAQLQRFGAQIYIADLVTIGMVREIAALMTAIILAGRVGAAFAAQLGSMQANEEIDALHALGLPPVEHLVLPRLLALTLVAPLLTAYAGAVGVVAGLLVAVGVFHVTPVEYVRQSLEALTLTHAAVGLFKGTVYAALVAISGCLQGLNAGRSAQAVGEATTRAVVQAIVWIVVSASAITVALQRLDW